The Setaria viridis chromosome 9, Setaria_viridis_v4.0, whole genome shotgun sequence sequence AAGCCGTACCAAACGCCCTTCCAAAAAACGGCTTCTCTCGCGAAGCACCCGTGAAGCCGTTTTCCAATTTGTACTggggaggagaagccgaaaaaaccAGCTCCCCGCGGCTTCCCCTCCATCCGCGCCCCCCATGTTACCAAACTACCCTTCAACTTCGCCAAAATAACATCAAATTGCCACCGCCTCCTTTTCCTCCCTCTCTCGCGAAccgttcttttccttctccttctggTAGCGGAGGGGCAGCCGCCGGTCTTGCtctggtggtggcgggcggcatggatgcggctccggcggcgggaaACTTGGATCTGGCGGTCAAAAGGGGTAGATCCGGTGGTGGGCTCCAGGATGCGGCCAGCAGAGGGGCCAGCGGCGCGCCATATGTGTCCGGCGGAGGGGCTGGCGGCGCCCCGTTCGTGTGGCCGGGAGGCCCGCCGACGGGTCCCCTGGGTGCCCTCCTGGCCGCCGTGGGAGTGCCTCCCGGCATGGTGGCGGGCGCATGGCCTGGAGGCGCAGCAACCGCGGCGGGCCAGCCACCGGCGCAGCAACCAGGCATCCCAGCCGCGGCgggcctggccgccggcgcgtgGCCCGGCATCCCCAGCGCCGCCATGCCTGCAAGCACAGGCATGCCCGGAGGATGGCCGGAGTGGTGggccggagcagcggcggcggctctagGGCCGGATTGGCTCCGTGCCGATCCTCAACTCGCTTCACAGGAGACAGCTTCACAGGAGGTTGGAGGCAATGACGAGCGGCTGCCGGTTCGGGTCACCTCTGGTCCGGTTCGGAGCTCCTCAACTCGCCGGCGAGGTACCCGCGCACCTAGGCCACCACCGGCGGCTAGGACAGCTACTGCTCCTGCATCTGTGGACGTCGACCTCACCGATCCAAGGTAAGAACATATGAATTAAAGTGATTTCCTTGTTTCAATGGTGAACTACTGGAAAGCCGGCGTATGTCTGGGCCTTTTCGTGGACGCCTTCAAGCTGGGTAGCTGAGTTTACGCTATCATCTTCTGCTATGTGCCTACAAGTAATGTTAGTGGTATACTGGTATCATGGTAACACCATGATATGGTTCCACAGTAGCCATTGCCCATTGCTCAAATTTTAGTATTGTTACATTTGGCTCAAATTCTGGAAGAGATGGCTGCTGTTGAAGCGATTTGATTTCTTCAAAGCTGATCGAGATGTTTGGAGCAGATATTATTCTTTTATATAAGTGTTTGTGCATGTCAGTGTTGTGATGAATTTGATACTTCATTAAGTAAGCTGTAGCTAAGAGTATTTACGCTTTCTACTCGTTTTAATTGTGGAAGAGGCGAAGAGCTCAAGTCATTATACTATGATTGTGTGTAGTTGTTTTACCTTGTCATTGAGAGATGTTGCTTAATGATCAAATAGTTTAAATCACTTGAATCATTGAGTTGTAAACTTGTAACGGTGTTACGTAAATGGGTTGTATTGAAGCATTTTCCTTCTCATTATAGATAGTGTCTGGTTTCTAATTGACAAATGGTCTTTGAATTCCCACCAATTGACTGCAATGTTACCTTACCATTTATTCATGTTAGTTCTGTTAGTGTTTGATCTAATAGAGGCTGATTCTTGTTAGTGTTTGTTTTTGATCTGTTAGTTCTGTTAGTGTTTCACCATTTGATCTGTTAGTAATAGAGGCTGATTCCTATACGTTGTACAGTCTATTTTTGCAATGCTCCAATCATCGAGCAATGCTACATTACATAATCTACTATATAGTTGCGGTTGccatccaacattttttgcCTTTGCATACTTCAACAATGAAACTAATGCCCATTTAGATTAACCTGACTATATATTTCTACATTTGTAAACTAGTAGCCCCAGCATGCTAAGTCTTTGTAAAATAATCTGTCCTCCTCTATATATTATACTATATATTGGCATGCTAAGGCTTATGGTTTACCCAATCTACTTGGTAGCTAAAATAATTTGAGTACTTGGTGGTACTCTCCAGAATTTCAAAACGTGCTAGGATATTGATGCAAGCAGGGCAAGGCTACTATCGAGAAATTTCCTTTCTGGGACCATACCTTTCTTGGTGCTGCTCTGTTCCCTGTATCATGTCCTAATAGTGCTCCAGTGTCAAATAGTTCCAGTGCTTACTGCTTGGTGCACTGCTTCAGTTTTTGAATTGTTCTGGATTGGTTATAGTTTCTGAATATATCCTACTGTTCCTACTAACTATAAATGGGCACCACTGCTACTGTTTTTTATTTTGTGCTGATCCTGAATATAAATTACTGCCATTGCCACTGCCACTGCTACATATAGCCTGAACTTTCCCATAAATTACTGCCAGCAAGCAAAATGTCAGTGTCAATATGTGCAGTAGACTTTACTTGATGCTTTTCCCTTATCAAACTGATTTTGTTGGCAACAGCTTTGCTGATTGGTGTGATGAGAACAATAGGATAGTTTGTGagatttttgctgatgaagttTTAAAAGGAAATAGATCAAGTACTCATTTGAGTAAGACCGGGTACAAGAATGTGATAGCAAGGTTTAAATAGAGAACTGGGATTGAGTATACTAGAAAGCAATTCAAGAATAAATGGGATAAGTCGAAGCAAGATTATGGTATTTGGAAGCAGTTGAAAAATAAGGAGACTGGGATTGGATGGGATGAAATTGGGAAGAATATTGTAATGTCAGAGGCTTGGTGGAAGAAAACAGCAAAAGTAAGTAGAAATTTACAAGTTGCAGTTGTTTCAAATTTTTCATTTTACAATAtgtaaaaatattaatatctaACTATTGCATTTCAGGATATAAAGGGCTCTACCAGATTCAAGCTGAAAGGACTACAAAATGAAGAACAACTAAGCATTATGTTTGAAGACCTCAGAAATACTGGTGATGAACATTGATCCGCTTCTAGTGGTATAGCACCTTCTTCAGCAAACTTGTCTCGTGAAAGCTCTCCAATTCctattgatgatgaagatgaagcagaCAAAGTGGATTCGGACAGTGAGCCGGAGGAGGTGACACCTAGGAGTGTGCAAGGTTCAAAGAGAGGTAGAGGGGCTAGTAACATGAAGGGAAAGAAACCCAAGACAAGTACAGGTCACTGGTTTCAGGAACAAATGGGCAAGATTGTGGAGATGAATGAGAGGACAACTGCATCTTGTGAATCTATTGCAAGGAGGGAGGATACATCTGGTTGTTCCATCCAGGATGTCATGGCTTTGGTCAAGAATTGTGGGGCTCTTCCCTCGACGAATGAACATTTTGTTGCATCTCTAGTTTTTACCAAGAGGGCTGAACGAGAGATGTTTATGACTTTGGATACACCTGAGGAGAGGTTTGATTGGCTGAAGAGGAAGTATGAATGGATGACTAGAAATGATGTGCCTAAGTAGTTTGTGCAGCATGCTTGTATCCTTTGGATTCTATTTCTATTTCTATGCTACTCTGAAATATGTATGCTTATGTATGCTACTTTGAATCTATATTCTATATATGCCTAAGTAGTTTGAGTGTTGTTACTTTGAATCTTATGTATGCTACTTTGAATCTATATTCTACTTTGCAATTCATGAGTGTTATTTATATCATGAacagatatgaatcttctgatgatgaGATGTCTGATCATGATGAATGGGTTAAAAACACTCTAGGATTGTTGCGGTCTGCTCAAAATTGTCAATTTGCCACTGCTCTTATTTCTTGCAAGTACTTCATGACTTACCATGACAAGAATGATGTTAGAATTCTGGCACAAAGTGGATTCGGTTGGACAATGGAGAAGCTGAACACTCCAGGTGAAAGTCATAAGCAATTccgaatgaatgcatctctattttacaagttgcatgatctgttagtGGGTAACTATGGACTAAAATCATCTCTTCATATGAGTTCTATGGAATCATTGGCTATTTTCCTACTTGTGTGTGGGCATGGTACTTCTACCAGTGGTGTACATGGTATATTCAAGCACTCTGCAGAAacaattagtagaaaatttgagGAGGTATTGATATGTATGGTGGCTATGAGTGCAGACTACATAAAGCCAATTGACCCTAATTTCTCTACTACACATCCTAGGATTAGTAATGATCGTAGGATGATGCCACACTTTAAAGATTGCATTGGAGCTTTGGATGGCACTCACATTTCAGCGACACCACGTCCTGAGGACCAGATTAGGTACATTGGTCGGAGTGGCAAAACGACACAAAATGTTCTTGGTATTGTTGATTTTGACATGAGGTTCACTTATGCATCTATTGGTCAGCCCGGGTCTATGCATGATACTAATGTTCTCTTCCATGCACTTCGACATGATCACTCTACCTTTCCACACCCCCCTCTAGGTATGTCGGATTACCTACCTTATCTTTTCTCATGTCTATACATGAATGCATGTGGCTCACAACCTTCATTTTTTTACatgtgtatttagaaaagtattATATGGTTGATGCCGGGTACCCAAATAGATCTGGATACTTGGcaccatacaagggtgaaaggtatcatGTGCCAGATTGGAGGAGAGGTCCTGCTCCAAATGGTGAGCAAGAACATTTTAACCATTTGCATTCAAGTATTCGCAATGTGGTAGAGCGCTCTTTTGGTATGTGGAAAATGAAGTGGAGAATCCTTCTCAAGATGCCGAGTTACCCAATGGAGAAGCAAATGATGATAGTTGCCGCAACCATGTGTCTCCATAACTTCATTCGTGAAAACCACACACAAGATAAAGATTTCCGCAAATGCGATCGGAATCCCGATTATATGCCCACTATACCTTCAAGATATAGGAAGCACTATGTCTCTCAAGATGCTGGAGATACATCCAACATGGAAACAGATGATCGGATCATGGATAAATTCcgagatgatcttgctagagcaaTCTTCTTTTCTAGATCATCTTGAGTATGTAAGTTAGCTTATATGGTTGCATGCTATGTAAGGATCATAGCTATTATTAGCTTTTAGCTTATATGGTTGAATGGAAGGGCGTGGATCAgattaaggaaaagaaaaattaaaaaatcttGTTTCAAATATTTAGATTTTAAATTATTCTGCTGCCCTGTCTGTTTCAAACTACAATGACACAAATCTTGTTTCAGATTTTGATTTCTGAAAGTCCTCTTTTGCTTTCAATTTATGTTTCTGTGATTCAAATATTCAATTCCTTTTTGAGGAATTAATCAGCTTAGCATTCGCTAGTACTAATCTATTTATGAACCGTGAGTACATCTATTTTCATCTATTAAAAAAATCCATATAGTTAAGGGCATCTATGACATTTGATTTATCAAAGCCATTCCTAAAAACacaggagaagccgttttgccaaacacttTTCAGAATGACTTCAGCTTCACCAGAGCAGCCACAGCCGCAGCCGTTTCAGCCACAGCCACACccctaccaaacaggcccttagtacGTTCGTTCGGCGGTTGCGTTGTTCAGCGAGGCTAGCCAATATACTCTCCCATAAAACTAAAAGTAAGGTAAAATCTTACCCTTAGAGTTTAGAGGGCCCGAAACAGCTCACCCATGATCCAAAGAGGCGAGTCTTAGCAAAGAAATCAAATGGCTCATAAGGCTAGTCTTGCCACATTTTAGCGACGAGAAAATTGACCATGTATACTTAGACAAAGTTAGACAAAGCTAATCCCTATAACACAAACGAGTACCTAAATGGCTCAAGCACCGATCATCCATCTCTTAAGCATCGGACGCAAAATGACACGGTGAAACAATGGCTCAAGCACTTGATGAGGGAGCGTCTGATATGTGAATTGGACAAGCCCATATTCTAATAAGCCCAAAATATACCAGACGAAGATACATTGCATCAGCCCACACCTCACGTTCTGGGCCGGGCCGAGTTCGGCCATTTCTTTTTCATGTATCTAGATCAGTGTTGTTTGCCTAccttcctctcaaaaaaaaaaaaaaaaagatcagtgTGTTGTTTGCCGCGGAACCCGAACAGCCAAGCAGTATCATCTTCGTCAAAATCCCCCTCCTAAACCACCTCCCATCGTCCCGCTCAAACCCTAATGCCGCTGGGCATCGGCTCGCCGTGTTCCCGCCTCGACCCCGACCACCGCCCCCTCGACGGGCGTCGCTGAAGCACGGTTCAGCCGCCGGCACCGGTTCGCTCTGAGGAGCGAGCCCCCTCGCCTCGCGACTCGGTGGCCCCCCTTCTCCCGGCGACGTTGCTCCTGGCGGCGCCCGCTCACGGTTGCGACTCCCTCGGCTGGAAACGCATCGgcctctctcttcctttctttcctgGCAGCGACAgctgggcgagcggcggcatcCTACGCGGTATTCGCCGGGCCCAGCGCCGGCGATGAGTACCCACCAGGTACGCCCTTCCATTCCAACCCCTTCCATTCCCGCTGTCGCAATCGAGCCCCCCAAAGCCTAATGTAAGGCATTTTATTCGGATCTGACACAGTTATaattatatacatgtattatactggatccgcccctggatGTCGATGAAAAAATTTGTAATATGACTATGCCCATTTGATCATCTAAGTGTTTGACGTACCCATTGCCGTTTTCCACCAATGTGGGGACCTAAATACGGAAATACCTATTACCTGCAATCTCCCTATCTGCCTTTCACTAGATTGTTTCTCTCTGAATAATTCTCAAGCAAAAGGGATCGCAGCTTTCCTGACAGCTACTTTTCTCTCACATTTGTGTCAAATCCTAATATCCTATTTATTGTCCCATCCTAAAAGGACATTATTTTTACCCTATGACCACGTTGATAGCACAAGGATCTTACCTTACTGATGTATAGTCAAGGTACTATCATTTGAACTTTAGTCAGGTGTCCTAAAGATACCTTTTACGCGTAGATTTGCTCATCTTTCAAATAAATGAATGTCATTAAGCAGCAAAAACGTTTATTTACTGTTTTCGCTCTTCTTTTTTTAGGCGAAGCAATAGGTCTTTACTGTACTATTGTGCTTGCAGAGTTGGCCAGGGCTACCAAGGGGTGTAGAATTTAATCCCAGTGATAGTGATCTTCTGTGGCATCTAGCTGCAGAAGCTGGGAATGGTCTCGCTGAGCGCCATCCATTTATCAACGAGTTCATTAAATCTGTGGATGATGGTAGAGGATTTAGTTACACTCATCCCACTCATCCTCGAGATATGCCTGGTATGTAATCTTGTTGAAGTAACATCACACCTGTTCTTGTATCATTGACTTGTCTGTCAGCACCTTTCACGCTTTAACTCAATCTTGCAGGTGTTAGGCACGATGGACGTCCATCATACTTCTTCCATAGAAGATCTGAGTCGTACAACAATGAGGGTGATGAAAATAACAGCTGGAAGAAAATTGGAGCCTCTAGATCAATCATCCTTGATGGAACACTGCAAGGTTGCAAGGAGGTGTTTGTCCTATATGAAGACATGATGAGTGATAAAAGCCCTCAGGAAACTGATTGGAGATTACATCAATTTCATATCAGGAATACAGTGAAGGATGAGGGAGAGGTGGTGGtgtcaaaaatattttttgaatCGAGGAACAATCCATCTGAATTGGCTGGGATAACTCCTATTGAGGCCAAACAGGTAACTATTTTCTTATCATGTCCATTCCTATGACAAGACTAAATTTCTTGTAATACTTGTCTTACATTTTCACGGCAAGTCTCACCTCCTTTGACTCATCAGTTATCATTACTAAAGGACACTTGAAATATGCTAGATTTTAGTGCTGGAAAAAAGGACATGATTTAGAAACCGTTTTTGTCACTACCTTATTTACGGAGCTCAGTATCTTGAATGCAGACAATAATTCTGTTAGGTAAAATGATACACTTAAAATAGAACAGCTTTCgaagttttttttagaaattatgTTAAAAAACGATTTTCTATTTTAGTTATGTAGTTGCTTTATGTTTCCTTGTTTCCTCTTTGCACCTGTTCTCTATCCTTTTGACTTGGCAACTGTTTTTTTCAAGTCCATATTAATTAACTATTTCAGGTTAGTAGACATGCTGTTTCCTGAAGCTTCGTATGAGTTAGTTTTGTAGAGTTTGACACTGAACGGATGGTTGTCTCTGGAGAACCTCTGCAGGATGTTTCCACACCTGATGATTCAAGAGAGGAGTGCACCGCATGTTTTAACCCCGGAATCTGTACTGAGACTGATGAGCTTGATCATATATCTCTGAAAGAGCGCTACAGGATCCTTCTAGCAGATAAAAGTTCTTGCCCTGATACAGCATCAGCTAGGAAGTCTGTTATGGGTGTGGAAGCTAGTAGAACATCTTCCAAAAGGTAGTGTGACAATGTATGGATTAATTATGGAGGATGATGATTTGGTTTATTGTGTGAATGACATAATTCCCTTGACGCCACTTGCAGAAATAATGAGGGAACAGCATGCAAAGAAGATATATGTAGCATGTTGCAGGTCCAATCCACTTTTCTTGGTTATGTGATTGATGTCTGCTGTTATTGTTATGACCATGTGTGAAAATTTCCATGTTTCTTAGTATATATGAGGACTTCTCACGTGCTTAACTAGCTCGATTGTATCTGCATCACTTTAGTGTTAGTGCTATTTACCTAGAACCATATGGATACCATTGCCTATTTGTGGTATTGTATATTATATAATCACATCTAGTGAGCATGAGGTTCTGTTTTCTCTTTATGACCTCTGAGGACCTGGTCCCTTGACCTTTTTGTTTAAAAAATTCATACAGGAAATTTCTTCTGCACCTCCTATTATAGAGAGTAATCCCATGGATGATAACAACAGCAGGTTGCTTGGTGAAAATGATCCAGGTACCCAAATGTCTTTTAGGGAATGTTTTGTTGGAAGTACTATACCATAGTGCCCTGGACAGCTCCACCCTGAATTGTGCATACTGTGTAGTATCTTGCTCTCTTGATGATCCTAGAAACACCAGTAATGATTTTCTTAACTTTATGGGCTATGTCAACTAACTCATGATGCTCGTTGCAATGTGTCCTTGATCAATCATGCCTAGCATGTATTTACATGCCAAGAAAACAGTGATAATAATAGTTCTGCAATGAGTAGTGCTAAACAATTTATTGCTGGCATCTCAGGTTTCTCGAGTATTTCTGTCACATCATCTCGTACCGACCCATCCCTATGTGAAGCCGGATGCCCTTGTGATCCACTGGAGGGTTCTGAAAATCAGGTAGGCGGCAGTGCAACTTGTGGGAGTGAACACAGTGAGCTGGTTGTAAGAAAACAGTGCCTCCTTGTGGCTGATGTTAAATTGGAGCCTGCATTAGAAGATTATGAGATTGGCCCGTCTGAATCACCTCGAGAAAATTCTACTCATGCTAAAGGCTCAGTACCATCTTTAGGAGTAAAAGATGAATTA is a genomic window containing:
- the LOC117838197 gene encoding uncharacterized protein; the protein is MSTHQSWPGLPRGVEFNPSDSDLLWHLAAEAGNGLAERHPFINEFIKSVDDGRGFSYTHPTHPRDMPGVRHDGRPSYFFHRRSESYNNEGDENNSWKKIGASRSIILDGTLQGCKEVFVLYEDMMSDKSPQETDWRLHQFHIRNTVKDEGEVVVSKIFFESRNNPSELAGITPIEAKQDVSTPDDSREECTACFNPGICTETDELDHISLKERYRILLADKSSCPDTASARKSVMGVEASRTSSKRNNEGTACKEDICSMLQEISSAPPIIESNPMDDNNSRLLGENDPGFSSISVTSSRTDPSLCEAGCPCDPLEGSENQVGGSATCGSEHSELVVRKQCLLVADVKLEPALEDYEIGPSESPRENSTHAKGSVPSLGVKDELNESELPGICEKISFSFRQCRKRKASYSTEKTLEEDAYTNDEGGSYCSRRRRKKTATDSIETALDEDAPGLLQILLNRGISVEEIKLYGAEEDSDMLPDSTESSFEDLENVIANIFPKRASLLKLSVARHEKGEKAIYCLSCLISLIEQSRYLQFRDCPVEWGWCRDLQSFIFVFRSHNRIVLERPEYGYATYFFEVVQSLPIEWQIRRLVIAMKLSGCGRTALIENRPLMVGEDLSEGEADVLQQYGWIRNTGLGTMVNYRDRVVHDRWMERSVVDWKAKIGKLLMSGYAEGQSITIHGPKNVADLLEATGDAEVDIKLEDPF